GTACGGCCGCGCGCGGGGGTAGGCCGCGACGAACGCCGCGACGGCGTCGGCGGCGATCCCGCCGTCGAACGCGACGCGAACGGTCTTCTCGCCGGTGGCGGCTCGCAGCGGTCCGTAGACGGTCAGTTCCACGGCGGCGCTTCGCTCGCGACGGAGAAATGACCACCGGTCGACGGGGGTCCGGAAGAAGTAGCGGTCGGTCGGCGCCGTAACGGTCGGGATTTGCGGGGTTCTCCGTCCGGCCGCTACAGCCGCCCCACGGCGCCGACGGCGTTCGACAGCGGCGGCGCGTCGAAGAACTCGCGGCCGGTGTAGGCGTTCGTCCCCGCGCAGTACAGCTCCCGGACGGTCTCGATCACGTCGTCGGCCAGCGGTTCCGGGCTCGCGTCGCACAGCGACTTCCAGTCGGCGACGTCGCGGCGTTTCGCCTCCGCCTTCGCCGCCTC
The Salinilacihabitans rarus DNA segment above includes these coding regions:
- a CDS encoding MoaD/ThiS family protein → MELTVYGPLRAATGEKTVRVAFDGGIAADAVAAFVAAYPRARPYLYDGDDLRPSVRVAREGERVALETPVPPDAELTLFPAVQGGRG